The genome window GCGTGATTGAAATAGGGCAGGGGGATTTCCTGATCCAGCTTTTTGCCGACGCTGATTAAAACCGGATTTGCCTGCATCCCTGCCAGGCGCAGCATGCTGACCAGCAATGCCGCTTTGTCCCTGCAGACACCATGGCGGCGGCTGAAGGTCAGACCCACCTGGTGCGGTTCGAACCCCGGTCGGTTGGATTCTTCGGTAATTCCCATATAACGGATCTGCTGGGCGACAAAATAGAAAATGGCTGCCATTTTATCTTCCGGGGTGATCAGGTTGGCCGTCAGTTCTTTAACCATGGCCACCATTTCAGCAGTTGGCTGCAGTTTAGGTTCCACCAGCTCAAAATACCAGCGGGAGATTGCTTCCCATGAATCCAGTGAAGAGAATAAGAGTCGCATGGCCACCTGGCTGATGGGTGGCATTGATGGTTCAGGGATTACCGGCGGAACCTGGCTGAAAATCCATTTTCTGGTGGTCAATCCTTTTCCGGTTTTTTCTTTATAGGAAACACAGCCTTCGATGTTATCTTTAATCAAGTGGTGCATGGGCATGTCTGCCGGCCCGGTCAGAGTGAAATGGTAAGCGTGTACAGGAAAAAAATATTGGCCAAGGACCATGCCATAGGTATGGTTGGGGATTATGGGTTTAAAACGTTCGCGAACAGTTTGGTAATGGATAGTATCGCCGATTTCCAGCCCCGGAATATAAACCCTGATTACCCGTTGGTTAGGGTTGTATATATTCATGTTTGTGTTGCGGCTGGAAGTATCTTCCTTGGAATTTGCCGCAACATCAATGGATATCCTTTTCCCATCGGCTTTGATAATTTCCACCAGGGTTATGTCCAGCCTGCTGTAGGAGCGGTTAACATGGAAGGATTGGACAGCCTGTTCCCGTTTTCCCTGATCATCCAGAATGGTCAGGAAAATTTCATCTTCTGAACGTGATTCGCCGGAATGTGAGTAGCTGATGGATTCGTTTTCCCGGGCCAGTACCACGTGGGCATGGGGATATTCTTTTCGGGTAATCTGTTGGAGAAAATCAATATCAGCGGCTGCTGCCGCCGGCATCGTAGTGCTGAGAGCCGACAACAGCAGGAAGGCGATAAGCCAGACGAAAAACAAACGGGGTTTAGGGAAAAATATTTTAAATTTGTAATTATTTGGCATGAGATTTTTACCACAGGGTACACAGAGGTCACAGAGAAAAAACTCTCTTTTACACCCATTGCGAATTTAGTTTCGTTGAAGTATT of Pseudomonadota bacterium contains these proteins:
- a CDS encoding DUF3857 and transglutaminase domain-containing protein, whose translation is MPNNYKFKIFFPKPRLFFVWLIAFLLLSALSTTMPAAAAADIDFLQQITRKEYPHAHVVLARENESISYSHSGESRSEDEIFLTILDDQGKREQAVQSFHVNRSYSRLDITLVEIIKADGKRISIDVAANSKEDTSSRNTNMNIYNPNQRVIRVYIPGLEIGDTIHYQTVRERFKPIIPNHTYGMVLGQYFFPVHAYHFTLTGPADMPMHHLIKDNIEGCVSYKEKTGKGLTTRKWIFSQVPPVIPEPSMPPISQVAMRLLFSSLDSWEAISRWYFELVEPKLQPTAEMVAMVKELTANLITPEDKMAAIFYFVAQQIRYMGITEESNRPGFEPHQVGLTFSRRHGVCRDKAALLVSMLRLAGMQANPVLISVGKKLDQEIPLPYFNHA